A region from the Flavobacterium enshiense genome encodes:
- a CDS encoding superoxide dismutase: protein MKTYKLALISFAFVALFSCRQKNKLEEVIQIPEPEAQETQSVYGNPAEVKAEKGKFKMRGLTYAYNALEPYIDGKTMEIHYSRHHLSYCNNLNKAIAGTDYEKWSLEDILKSSDPNNMAIRNNAGGYYNHNLYWEIMAPKAGGQPKDSLAAAINRDFGSYDTFKSQLVEAAGKQFGSGWAWLVVDKTGKLVVGSTPNQDNPLMPDMPVKGTPILALDVWEHAYYLKYQSRRGEYISAFFNVVNWTAVEKKYLEAMKRSIKQPVAPIQ, encoded by the coding sequence ATGAAAACATATAAATTAGCTCTTATTAGTTTCGCTTTTGTAGCTCTTTTTTCTTGCCGTCAAAAAAACAAACTTGAAGAAGTAATTCAGATTCCGGAACCTGAGGCACAGGAAACACAATCCGTATACGGAAATCCGGCCGAAGTAAAAGCCGAGAAAGGAAAATTCAAAATGCGCGGACTAACTTACGCCTACAACGCATTAGAGCCTTATATCGACGGAAAAACAATGGAAATTCATTATTCGCGCCATCATTTAAGCTATTGCAACAATTTAAACAAGGCCATCGCCGGCACAGATTATGAAAAATGGAGTCTGGAGGATATCCTAAAAAGTTCAGATCCAAACAACATGGCCATTCGTAACAATGCAGGCGGCTATTATAACCATAATTTATATTGGGAAATCATGGCCCCGAAAGCAGGCGGACAGCCAAAAGACAGCTTGGCTGCAGCAATCAACAGGGATTTTGGTTCTTATGACACTTTTAAGTCGCAACTTGTTGAAGCTGCCGGTAAACAATTTGGTTCGGGTTGGGCATGGCTTGTGGTTGACAAAACCGGAAAATTAGTGGTTGGCAGCACTCCTAACCAAGACAATCCGTTAATGCCGGATATGCCTGTGAAAGGGACTCCGATTCTTGCTCTTGATGTTTGGGAGCATGCTTATTATCTGAAATATCAAAGCAGACGTGGCGAATACATCTCAGCTTTCTTTAACGTTGTCAATTGGACTGCAGTAGAGAAAAAGTATTTAGAAGCTATGAAAAGAAGTATAAAACAACCGGTAGCCCCAATCCAATAA
- a CDS encoding acyl-CoA-binding protein: MGKNLDILFDEAFKNAQLIPQASVPIDMQLILYGLYKQATTDDSARFYFRQESQNLRSAFKLNAWMQVNHLTTDEAKKKYIEIINKLLKERNL; the protein is encoded by the coding sequence ATGGGAAAAAATTTAGACATCTTATTTGATGAGGCTTTTAAAAACGCCCAATTAATCCCGCAAGCTTCTGTCCCGATAGATATGCAGTTGATTCTATATGGACTTTACAAACAGGCTACAACTGATGATTCTGCTCGTTTTTATTTCCGTCAGGAATCGCAAAACCTGCGAAGTGCTTTCAAACTCAACGCATGGATGCAGGTAAACCATCTTACAACAGACGAAGCAAAAAAAAAATATATCGAGATTATCAACAAACTATTGAAAGAACGAAATTTGTAA
- a CDS encoding phosphatidylserine decarboxylase family protein, whose protein sequence is MFIQFHKEGAKIILGATIAATVIIFGADYLVANPWLKMAIQIFTLFMLVMILQFFRNPKRITAINDNHVLAPVDGKVVVIEEVYEPEYFKDKRLMVSIFMSPINVHVTRYAVNGLVKYSKYHPGKYLVAWHPKASEENERTTVVVENRVFGEILYRQIAGALARRIVNYAKEGMQVVQGTDAGFIKFGSRVDIYLPLGTQVNVKLNEKAIGAKTIIAIKQ, encoded by the coding sequence ATGTTCATACAATTTCATAAAGAAGGCGCTAAAATTATTCTGGGAGCTACAATTGCTGCCACGGTAATCATTTTTGGAGCGGATTATCTTGTAGCAAACCCTTGGCTAAAAATGGCCATACAAATTTTTACATTATTCATGCTTGTAATGATTTTGCAGTTTTTCAGAAACCCAAAACGTATTACAGCCATTAATGACAATCATGTACTGGCTCCGGTTGACGGAAAAGTGGTGGTTATAGAAGAAGTTTACGAACCGGAATATTTTAAAGACAAACGTTTGATGGTTTCCATCTTCATGTCACCGATAAACGTTCACGTAACCCGTTATGCCGTAAACGGATTAGTAAAATACAGTAAATACCATCCTGGTAAATATTTGGTTGCATGGCACCCGAAAGCGAGTGAAGAAAACGAAAGAACCACTGTGGTTGTGGAAAACCGAGTTTTCGGAGAGATTCTCTACCGTCAGATTGCAGGAGCTTTGGCACGCCGTATAGTAAACTATGCTAAAGAAGGCATGCAGGTGGTTCAGGGAACGGACGCAGGTTTCATAAAATTTGGTTCGAGAGTGGATATATACTTACCTTTAGGTACTCAAGTTAATGTAAAACTTAACGAGAAAGCAATTGGCGCAAAAACAATTATTGCTATCAAACAATAA
- a CDS encoding phosphatidate cytidylyltransferase, translating to MHENVTRTISGLLYIVLLVSATLYSEYSFMLLFGLFMLITVSEFSKLIHLRQNLPILLALVSYILFFYSPKNNLHTDILLCLAALFVSVNLIADLFSESSIPKTDKMSKYVNLFGYIIIPFVLLMKIPFIGVHFNPKIIIGVFILIWTNDTFAYIVGKLIGKNKLFERISPKKTIEGFIGGLVFTMIGSYILSYFFTFFTPAIWVCTGLIVGFFGTIGDLIESRFKRKAGVKDSGTIMPGHGGILDRLDSVIFAIPFLYLFYQILNYVHTIS from the coding sequence ATGCATGAAAATGTAACCCGAACCATTTCTGGTTTACTTTATATTGTACTTCTCGTTTCAGCGACTTTATACTCCGAATACAGCTTTATGCTTCTTTTCGGGTTATTTATGCTTATTACGGTTTCCGAATTCAGCAAATTAATCCATTTAAGACAAAACCTGCCTATTTTACTGGCTCTGGTAAGCTACATTCTGTTTTTCTATTCTCCTAAGAATAATCTCCATACCGATATCTTACTTTGTCTCGCAGCGCTCTTTGTATCCGTAAATTTAATTGCGGATTTGTTTTCAGAAAGCAGCATACCAAAGACAGACAAAATGTCAAAATATGTAAACCTGTTTGGCTATATTATCATTCCTTTTGTTTTACTAATGAAAATACCCTTTATAGGTGTTCATTTTAATCCAAAGATTATTATTGGAGTTTTTATACTGATTTGGACCAATGACACTTTTGCCTATATCGTTGGAAAACTGATTGGAAAAAACAAACTTTTTGAACGTATTTCACCTAAAAAAACCATTGAAGGATTCATTGGCGGATTAGTATTCACAATGATTGGGAGTTACATTCTAAGTTATTTCTTTACTTTCTTCACTCCTGCCATTTGGGTATGTACAGGATTGATTGTTGGCTTTTTCGGAACTATAGGCGATTTGATCGAATCTAGATTCAAACGAAAAGCTGGTGTAAAAGACAGCGGGACGATAATGCCCGGGCATGGAGGCATCCTAGATCGGCTAGATAGTGTTATATTTGCAATACCATTTCTTTATTTATTTTATCAAATTTTAAACTATGTTCATACAATTTCATAA
- a CDS encoding lactate utilization protein B/C, with amino-acid sequence MNLFRKFFGAASEGSSEDKEENMSPYHPEPKMPIDELFTYNFKKNGGKFLYCENLPEVHDNFESILEENDWFEKEAMCLESKLFSLLDENKLNYKNPKNPIFLLASCENLIADEGSILFSSNQIKQYKPNDLPSHIVILATTSQIIGNKSDGLREIKKRYDKEYPTNITTFKYFEKAKEEDFLQYGSCPKNLYLLLLEDL; translated from the coding sequence ATGAATCTATTCAGAAAATTTTTTGGCGCCGCTTCGGAAGGATCCAGTGAAGATAAGGAAGAAAACATGAGTCCTTATCATCCGGAACCTAAAATGCCAATAGACGAACTTTTCACCTATAACTTCAAAAAAAATGGAGGCAAATTTCTCTATTGCGAAAACTTGCCTGAAGTACATGATAACTTTGAGAGTATTTTAGAGGAAAACGACTGGTTTGAAAAAGAAGCAATGTGTTTAGAATCAAAACTTTTCAGCCTTCTTGACGAAAACAAGCTAAACTATAAAAATCCTAAAAACCCGATTTTTTTATTGGCTTCCTGCGAAAATCTGATTGCCGACGAAGGTTCAATTTTGTTTTCTTCAAATCAAATCAAACAGTACAAACCCAATGATTTGCCTTCACACATTGTGATTCTTGCTACTACAAGCCAGATAATTGGCAACAAAAGTGATGGTTTACGTGAAATCAAAAAAAGGTACGATAAAGAGTACCCTACAAACATCACCACTTTTAAATATTTCGAAAAAGCAAAAGAAGAAGACTTCTTACAGTACGGAAGTTGTCCGAAAAACTTATATTTGCTGCTTCTAGAAGATTTATAG